One stretch of Arthrobacter polaris DNA includes these proteins:
- the aceE gene encoding pyruvate dehydrogenase (acetyl-transferring), homodimeric type produces MAAGDENSHILSGLTNQLPDRDPEETAEWLESLDTLIQERGTERAQFIMRSLLQRAGAQSVGVPMVTTTDYVNTIPADQEPEFPGNEVIERKYRSWLRWNAAVMVHRAQRPEIGVGGHISTYAGAATLYEVGFNHFFRGKDHAGGGDQIFFQGHASPGMYARAFLEGRLSEEDMDGFRQEKSKEGHALSSYPHPRLMPEFWEFPTVSMGIGPMHAIYQAQSNRYLHNRGIKDTSEQQVWAFLGDGEMDEPESRGLLQLAANDKLDNLTFVVNCNLQRLDGPVRGNGKIVQELEAFFRGAGWNVIKVLWGREWDDLLARDEDGSLVDVMNTTVDGDYQTYKAESGGFVREHFFGQTPQTKELAAHLSDDELWNLKRGGHDYHKVYAAYKAAMDFKGKPTVILAHTVKGYGLGTHFEARNATHQMKKLTLQDLKDFRTQLRLPISDEVLEADPYTPPYYHPGMDSPEIQYMMERRRALGGFVPERRSQHTELELPGDKTYEVANRGSGKQQAATTMSFVRLLKDLMRDKGIGQRIVPIIPDEARTFGIDAFFPTAKIYNPNGQNYLSVDRDLVLAYKESISGQIVHAGINEAGSVAAFTAAGTAYATHGEPLIPIYVFYSMFGFQRTGDQFWAAGDQMTRGFIIGATAGRTTLTGEGLQHADGHSPILASTNEAVITYDPAYGYEIGVIMRAGLERMYGPDSVDPNVMYYITVYNEPISQPKAPENIDVEGITKGIYLLNKSEQQGPRTQLMASGVSVPWALEAQQILADEWGVAADVWSVTSWTELRRDGLAAEEEAFLHPENAPRTPYITTKMADAQGPIVAVTDYMKAVPDQVRQFLPNDFATLGADGFGFSDTRAAARRYFKIDSHSVVVRALQMLAXNGDIDASIPAQAATKYDLLNVKAGTTGSTGGLG; encoded by the coding sequence GTGGCTGCAGGAGACGAAAACTCCCATATCCTTAGCGGGTTAACAAACCAGCTGCCTGATCGCGATCCCGAAGAGACAGCCGAATGGCTTGAGTCCTTGGATACGTTGATTCAGGAACGTGGTACAGAACGTGCCCAGTTCATTATGCGTAGCCTGCTTCAGCGTGCTGGTGCGCAGAGCGTTGGCGTGCCGATGGTTACCACCACCGATTACGTGAACACCATCCCTGCCGATCAGGAACCAGAGTTCCCGGGCAATGAAGTCATCGAGCGCAAATACCGTTCTTGGTTGCGTTGGAATGCTGCTGTGATGGTTCACCGTGCGCAGCGTCCGGAGATTGGTGTNGGTGGGCATATTTCCACGTATGCCGGTGCGGCAACGTTGTACGAGGTGGGCTTTAACCACTTCTTCCGCGGTAAAGACCATGCCGGTGGCGGAGACCAGATCTTCTTCCAGGGCCACGCCTCNCCCGGCATGTACGCCCGTGCTTTCCTTGAAGGACGCCTTTCCGAGGAAGACATGGACGGGTTCCGTCAGGAGAAGTCCAAGGAAGGCCACGCCCTTTCATCCTACCCGCACCCGCGCCTCATGCCGGAATTCTGGGAATTCCCGACCGTCTCCATGGGCATTGGCCCGATGCACGCGATCTACCAGGCCCAGTCCAATAGGTACCTGCACAACCGCGGTATCAAGGACACCTCCGAGCAGCAGGTCTGGGCGTTCCTGGGTGATGGCGAGATGGACGAGCCCGAATCACGTGGCCTGCTACAGCTGGCAGCGAACGACAAGCTTGATAACCTCACGTTCGTGGTCAACTGCAACTTGCAGCGCCTTGATGGCCCGGTCCGTGGTAACGGCAAGATCGTCCAAGAACTTGAAGCGTTCTTCCGCGGTGCCGGCTGGAACGTCATCAAGGTCCTTTGGGGCCGTGAATGGGATGACCTGCTAGCCCGTGACGAAGACGGCTCACTAGTTGATGTCATGAACACCACCGTCGATGGTGATTACCAGACGTACAAGGCCGAATCCGGCGGATTCGTCCGCGAGCACTTCTTTGGCCAGACCCCGCAGACCAAGGAACTCGCCGCGCATCTTAGCGATGACGAGCTCTGGAACCTCAAGCGTGGTGGACATGATTACCACAAGGTCTACGCCGCTTACAAGGCTGCCATGGACTTCAAGGGCAAGCCCACCGTTATCTTGGCCCACACGGTCAAGGGTTATGGCTTGGGTACCCACTTCGAGGCGCGTAATGCCACGCACCAGATGAAGAAGCTCACCTTGCAAGACCTCAAGGACTTCCGCACGCAACTGCGCCTGCCCATCTCTGATGAGGTCCTTGAAGCTGACCCGTACACTCCNCCGTACTACCACCCAGGCATGGATTCACCAGAAATCCAGTACATGATGGAGCGCCGCCGCGCCCTGGGCGGTTTCGTGCCCGAGCGTCGCAGTCAGCACACCGAGCTAGAACTNCCCGGGGATAAGACCTACGAAGTAGCTAACCGTGGCTCAGGCAAGCAACAAGCCGCTACCACCATGTCATTCGTGCGTCTGCTCAAGGATCTGATGCGCGATAAGGGCATCGGCCAACGCATTGTGCCGATCATCCCCGATGAGGCCCGCACCTTCGGTATAGACGCGTTCTTCCCCACAGCAAAGATCTACAACCCCAACGGGCAGAACTACCTCTCCGTGGACCGCGATCTGGTCCTGGCGTACAAGGAATCCATTTCCGGGCAGATCGTCCACGCTGGCATCAATGAAGCCGGCTCCGTAGCGGCCTTCACCGCTGCTGGTACCGCGTACGCCACCCATGGTGAACCGTTGATCCCGATCTACGTGTTCTACTCCATGTTTGGTTTCCAACGCACAGGAGATCAGTTCTGGGCTGCCGGTGACCAAATGACACGCGGCTTCATCATTGGTGCTACCGCTGGCCGGACCACCCTCACCGGTGAAGGCCTCCAGCACGCTGATGGTCACTCCCCGATCCTGGCCTCCACCAACGAAGCCGTGATCACCTACGATCCCGCGTACGGGTACGAGATCGGTGTGATCATGCGTGCTGGTCTGGAACGCATGTACGGGCCCGATTCAGTCGATCCCAACGTCATGTACTACATCACCGTGTACAACGAGCCGATCAGCCAGCCCAAGGCACCGGAAAACATCGATGTCGAAGGTATCACCAAGGGCATCTACCTGCTAAACAAGAGTGAACAGCAAGGACCCCGCACCCAGCTCATGGCTTCTGGCGTTTCTGTGCCGTGGGCTCTAGAAGCACAGCAAATCCTTGCCGATGAATGGGGAGTTGCTGCCGATGTTTGGTCCGTAACCTCCTGGACCGAGCTTCGCCGCGACGGCCTCGCCGCGGAAGAAGAAGCGTTCTTGCACCCAGAAAACGCACCCCGAACCCCGTACATCACCACTAAAATGGCAGATGCCCAAGGGCCCATCGTGGCCGTCACCGATTACATGAAGGCCGTNCCTGACCAGGTACGTCAGTTCCTGCCCAACGACTTCGCAACCCTCGGTGCCGACGGCTTCGGCTTCTCCGATACCCGAGCAGCAGCACGACGCTACTTCAAGATCGACTCACACTCCGTCGTAGTACGCGCCCTGCAAATGCTCGCCAANAACGGAGACATCGACGCCAGCATCCCCGCACAGGCAGCCACCAAATACGATCTACTCAACGTCAAGGCAGGCACCACCGGCAGCACCGGCGGCCTAGGCTAG
- a CDS encoding Sir2 family NAD-dependent protein deacetylase: MDAVRPGIGQTGFIQLSPSQEPAVLTAADLNDLDRVALLLRQHRAVLLTGAGLSTDSGIPDYRGPHARPRAPXTYQEFVSDPSLRQRYWARNHAGWAHMRAAAPNAGHFAATALERGGHLTGIITQNVDRLQQVAGASDVVDLHGRFDQVVCLVCRNTXSRAFLATILLELNPGFLEAIDASGGVAAAPDADAELEXEKLIGTFKIATCPLCTGMLKPDFVXFGENVPKDRVELSFNMLDAAELLIVAGSSLTVMSGLRFVXKAAKDAKPVVIINRGATRGDALAKMKLETGXXESLSHVAEALGLDWRNH; the protein is encoded by the coding sequence ATGGACGCCGTACGCCCAGGCATTGGCCAGACCGGTTTTATACAGCTGAGCCCATCGCAGGAGCCAGCGGTGCTGACGGCAGCTGATCTGAACGACCTGGACCGTGTGGCTTTGCTGTTGCGCCAACATCGGGCAGTTTTGCTGACCGGGGCGGGGTTGAGTACCGATTCTGGAATACCTGACTACCGCGGCCCGCACGCGAGGCCACGTGCACCCNTGACCTATCAGGAATTTGTCTCAGACCCCTCGTTACGCCAACGGTATTGGGCTAGGAACCATGCCGGCTGGGCCCACATGCGGGCGGCCGCACCAAATGCCGGACACTTTGCGGCTACAGCGCTAGAGCGCGGTGGTCATTTGACGGGCATCATCACACAAAATGTTGATCGCCTGCAACAGGTTGCTGGCGCCAGTGATGTGGTTGATCTCCATGGCCGTTTTGACCAGGTGGTGTGCCTAGTGTGCAGGAATACTNTTTCTCGTGCCTTTCTCGCCACGATTCTCCTTGAACTCAACCCTGGGTTCTTAGAAGCGATTGATGCTTCAGGAGGTGTGGCGGCGGCTCCTGATGCTGACGCCGAGCTCGAGTNNGAAAAACTCATTGGCACCTTCAAGATCGCCACCTGCCCCTTGTGCACAGGAATGCTGAAGCCGGACTTTGTGTNNTTTGGCGAAAACGTGCCTAAAGACAGGGTGGAACTCTCCTTCAACATGCTTGATGCGGCGGAGCTGCTGATTGTGGCGGGATCCTCCTTGACTGTGATGAGTGGGTTGCGTTTTGTTANNAAAGCAGCCAAGGACGCCAAGCCTGTGGTGATCATCAACCGGGGTGCTACCCGTGGAGACGCGCTTGCGAAGATGAAATTGGAGACCGGGNTGNGGGAGTCTCTGAGCCATGTAGCGGAGGCGTTGGGGCTCGATTGGCGCAATCACTAA
- a CDS encoding peroxiredoxin: MYDGATHPGLQVXDIAPDFXLPNQFGEPISLAGLRGAPVAIVFYPFAFSGICTGELCELRDNIADFAEAGVRLLAVSVDSKYTLRAYAEAEDYAFDLLADFWPHGEVATAYGVXNAVRGMAERSTFLITTDGVIADMFSTPAXGRPLVRYRQALEQL; encoded by the coding sequence ATGTACGACGGCGCCACGCACCCAGGATTGCAAGTGNGGGACATTGCTCCCGACTTTNGCCTGCCAAACCAGTTTGGTGAGCCCATTTCGCTGGCTGGGCTGCGTGGTGCTCCCGTCGCCATTGTGTTTTATCCCTTCGCGTTCTCCGGTATTTGCACGGGTGAGTTATGCGAACTGCGGGATAATATTGCTGACTTTGCCGAGGCTGGAGTCCGCCTCTTGGCCGTCTCAGTGGATAGTAAGTACACGCTGCGTGCCTATGCAGAAGCTGAAGACTACGCTTTTGACTTGCTGGCCGACTTTTGGCCCCACGGTGAGGTTGCCACTGCTTACGGAGTTNTTAACGCCGTCCGGGGTATGGCCGAACGCAGCACTTTCTTGATCACCACTGACGGGGTCATTGCTGACATGTTCAGTACACCGGCAGNNGGCAGGCCCCTGGTGCGATACCGGCAGGCGTTGGAGCAGCTCTAA
- a CDS encoding D-2-hydroxyacid dehydrogenase — protein MTVKNLTVAIAVPLEVEQVEAIRSAHPLVTVLYEPDLLPPERFPSDHAGDPAFQRTAEQEARYWQILRGADVLYGFPNDNAAGLAAIASSARLQWIQAMAAGAGGTVKAADLSAEDLARISITTSAGVHALPLAEFALMGALNGLKRITELTANQGAKYWPELRTPTRPISGSNLVITGLGEIGLETARLARALGMNVSGTKRTVESIEGIDLVTDTAGLPGLVATADVLINTLPGTPSTQKMINAEIFNAMKPETVLVNVGRGSVIDEDDLLEALNNGQVSYACLDVFAVEPLPSASPLWEXPRVLVSPHAATMNDAENSLIAERFMENLQRFQAGEHLLHTVDPVHFY, from the coding sequence ATGACCGTAAAGAATCTCACTGTGGCAATTGCCGTCCCTCTCGAGGTTGAGCAGGTGGAGGCCATCAGATCCGCGCATCCCCTAGTCACCGTGCTGTACGAACCAGATCTTCTACCTCCAGAGCGNTTTCCCTCTGATCATGCTGGCGATCCCGCTTTCCAGCGGACCGCAGAACAAGAAGCGCGCTACTGGCAGATACTGCGCGGCGCCGACGTACTGTACGGCTTCCCCAATGACAATGCCGCCGGACTGGCCGCTATTGCCTCAAGTGCCCGGCTCCAGTGGATTCAGGCCATGGCCGCAGGCGCTGGCGGTACCGTCAAGGCCGCTGACCTCTCCGCAGAGGATTTAGCACGCATCTCCATCACCACTTCCGCTGGTGTCCATGCGCTGCCTTTGGCCGAATTTGCGCTGATGGGTGCCCTCAATGGACTCAAGCGCATCACTGAGCTGACAGCTAACCAGGGCGCTAAGTACTGGCCCGAGCTGCGCACACCCACCCGCCCCATCAGTGGTTCTAACTTGGTCATCACTGGGCTCGGAGAAATCGGCCTGGAAACCGCGCGCCTGGCCCGAGCCTTGGGCATGAATGTCAGTGGCACAAAGCGCACGGTGGAGAGCATTGAGGGGATCGATCTGGTCACCGACACTGCAGGGCTGCCCGGCCTCGTGGCTACAGCAGACGTGCTCATCAATACCCTGCCGGGGACNCCNTCCACGCAGAAGATGATCAACGCTGAGATCTTCAATGCCATGAAACCTGAAACAGTCCTTGTCAACGTGGGCAGGGGCTCCGTTATTGATGAAGATGACTTGCTCGAAGCACTGAATAATGGCCAGGTTTCCTACGCCTGCCTCGACGTCTTCGCTGTGGAGCCCCTACCCTCAGCCAGTCCNCTCTGGGAGCANCCCCGAGTGCTGGTTTCNCCGCACGCCGCCACCATGAACGATGCCGAGAACTCTCTCATTGCAGAGCGGTTCATGGAGAATCTCCAGCGCTTCCAAGCCGGCGAGCATCTACTGCACACCGTGGATCCGGTCCATTTCTACTAA
- a CDS encoding DUF3052 domain-containing protein, whose translation MSEADAGTVAKVAGNLGFKDGDLIQELGYDDDVDFELRQSIEDLIGSEMFDEDDHDVVDAIIFWWRGDDGDLVDALVDSLTTLDEGGVVWMLTPKSGRDGYVPPSDIXEAAPTAGLHVTTTAGVSTDWAAARLVPRKRQ comes from the coding sequence GTGAGCGAGGCCGACGCCGGCACTGTTGCCAAGGTGGCAGGCAATTTGGGGTTCAAGGATGGCGATCTCATCCAGGAACTCGGATACGACGACGACGTTGATTTTGAGCTACGTCAGAGCATTGAGGACCTGATTGGGTCCGAAATGTTTGATGAGGATGATCATGACGTTGTAGACGCCATCATCTTCTGGTGGCGCGGCGATGACGGCGATTTGGTGGATGCCCTGGTGGATTCACTGACAACCTTGGATGAGGGTGGTGTCGTATGGATGCTGACACCCAAGTCGGGCCGGGATGGTTACGTCCCGCCGTCGGACATCNAAGAAGCCGCACCCACCGCAGGATTGCATGTCACAACCACCGCAGGTGTGTCCACTGACTGGGCTGCAGCGCGCTTGGTTCCACGCAAGCGTCAATAA
- a CDS encoding PucR family transcriptional regulator, which produces MSAPKVGDSTGETAAVSTTKHPQYQRPGSTSTSETXERLRANIGTLSTMMRSELEDTLPWYRRLSADERSSLGLVAQNGITAFISWYEHPSSPSWVLSDVFGTAPTELTRSISLQRALQLIRTVVQVVEDRVPELAAPGEQVELREAVLRYSREVAFAAADVYARAAENRGAWDTRLEALAVDGILRGENTDALQSRISALGWTSHSHFTIMVGAAPSEANALFLATLRRAAGRFGEDVMVGIQGDKLILVLGNVADPVSAYVRLSELFAPGPVVYGPLAATLADATASAKAAFAGISVVKGWSTAPRPVSAEDLLPERVIGGDDSARRALVVNIYRPLVAASNGLVETLSSYLQGGHSLEAAARELFVHSNTVRYRLRRVCDVTGWDPMXPREAFVLQTALIVGRLATTAKLPAVKQVGRNKFGLSRLWPIIAPANSPPPCSRPLHRAKNRRGLTTGKPLSAFSPKT; this is translated from the coding sequence ATGTCAGCGCCCAAGGTTGGAGACAGTACTGGGGAAACGGCCGCGGTGTCCACCACCAAACACCCGCAGTACCAGCGCCCCGGCAGCACGAGTACTTCTGAGACTTTNGAACGGCTGCGTGCCAATATTGGCACGCTCTCAACCATGATGCGTAGCGAGCTTGAAGACACGCTGCCCTGGTACCGGCGGCTCAGCGCCGATGAACGCTCCTCACTTGGCTTGGTGGCACAAAACGGCATCACGGCTTTTATCTCTTGGTATGAGCATCCGTCCTCACCCAGTTGGGTGCTGTCAGATGTNTTTGGCACGGCNCCCACGGAGCTGACCCGCTCAATCAGCCTGCAACGAGCCTTGCAATTGATTCGTACAGTGGTCCAGGTAGTTGAGGACCGGGTTCCTGAACTGGCAGCCCCTGGCGAACAGGTTGAACTACGTGAAGCCGTGCTGCGCTACTCACGTGAAGTTGCCTTTGCTGCGGCAGACGTCTATGCCCGTGCCGCAGAAAACCGCGGCGCCTGGGATACCCGGCTGGAAGCTCTGGCCGTTGACGGCATCTTGCGNGGNGAAAACACCGACGCTTTACAATCGCGAATCTCAGCCCTTGGCTGGACCTCGCACAGCCACTTCACCATTATGGTGGGTGCCGCNCCCTCCGAGGCCAACGCTTTGTTCCTTGCCACACTGCGCCGAGCAGCAGGACGCTTTGGGGAAGACGTCATGGTGGGGATCCAAGGTGACAAGCTGATTCTTGTGCTCGGGAATGTGGCAGATCCGGTTTCTGCTTACGTTCGCCTCAGCGAGCTGTTTGCTCCGGGGCCTGTGGTCTACGGGCCACTGGCTGCTACCTTGGCGGATGCTACAGCCTCGGCCAAAGCAGCCTTTGCCGGCATTTCAGTGGTCAAGGGCTGGTCCACGGCACCACGGCCGGTCTCTGCGGAGGACTTGCTGCCTGAACGGGTGATTGGTGGCGATGACTCCGCTAGACGCGCATTGGTTGTCAACATCTATCGCCCCTTGGTAGCTGCCTCCAACGGCCTGGTTGAAACGCTCAGTAGCTATCTCCAAGGCGGTCATTCCCTTGAGGCTGCCGCTCGTGAACTCTTTGTCCACTCCAACACTGTCCGCTACCGCCTGCGCCGGGTCTGCGATGTCACAGGATGGGACCCCATGATNCCCCGCGAGGCGTTCGTCCTACAAACAGCCCTCATTGTGGGCAGGCTTGCCACCACGGCAAAACTACCCGCAGTAAAGCAGGTAGGGCGAAATAAATTCGGGCTATCTAGGCTGTGGCCGATCATCGCACCGGCAAACTCTCCGCCGCCATGCTCAAGGCCCCTGCACCGCGCCAAGAACCGCCGTGGCCTGACCACCGGGAAACCGCTTAGTGCTTTTTCGCCTAAAACTTAG
- a CDS encoding exonuclease domain-containing protein — translation MHGISXTAIDFETANSFRASACAVGLTKVRSGQVVEQVSWLMKPLPGFEEFHPVNVGIHGITAAQVRHEPDWRGVYGPMMDFIGEDALVGHNVSFEKSVISKANEACGLPAPTVDFHCTLVLARKHLELAHYTLSDVVGALELPAFNHHDAGDDARASALIAIELARRNGASSLEALWPAAHSAAARMPSYYSAGYTRKLADLPKANSGANPYGPLFGQTIVFSGDLAAMPRVAAQDAAAAXGATISNSTTKKVTMVVCAEIERXGRPSAKVKRATELASAGQNIQVIGEQQFLRLMSFK, via the coding sequence ATGCACGGGATTTCTNTTACAGCCATCGATTTTGAGACGGCCAATAGCTTCCGTGCGTCGGCGTGTGCGGTGGGTTTGACGAAGGTTCGCAGCGGCCAGGTTGTGGAGCAGGTTTCGTGGCTGATGAAGCCGTTGCCTGGCTTTGAAGAGTTCCACCCGGTGAATGTGGGCATTCATGGCATCACCGCAGCGCAGGTGCGCCACGAGCCGGACTGGAGAGGTGTCTATGGGCCCATGATGGACTTCATTGGCGAGGACGCATTGGTGGGTCATAACGTCAGTTTTGAAAAGTCTGTCATTTCCAAGGCAAATGAGGCGTGCGGACTCCCCGCCCCCACCGTTGACTTTCATTGCACACTTGTCCTTGCAAGGAAGCATCTTGAACTTGCTCATTACACCCTTTCAGACGTTGTGGGTGCCTTGGAGCTCCCCGCGTTCAACCACCACGACGCCGGCGACGACGCCCGTGCCAGCGCCCTGATTGCCATTGAATTAGCTCGGCGCAACGGTGCCTCCAGCCTCGAGGCACTGTGGCCAGCTGCCCACTCGGCGGCCGCGAGGATGCCCAGCTACTACTCAGCTGGCTATACCCGCAAGTTAGCTGACTTGCCGAAAGCCAACTCCGGGGCAAATCCGTATGGTCCGTTATTTGGTCAGACAATTGTCTTTAGCGGGGACTTGGCCGCCATGCCACGGGTAGCGGCCCAGGATGCTGCTGCGGCANAAGGTGCCACCATCTCCAATAGCACCACCAAGAAGGTCACCATGGTTGTCTGCGCCGAAATCGAGCGGNGTGGGCGCCCCAGCGCCAAAGTTAAACGAGCCACTGAACTTGCCTCAGCAGGACAGAACATCCAGGTGATCGGCGAACAGCAATTCCTGCGCCTTATGAGCTTCAAATAG
- the map gene encoding type I methionyl aminopeptidase — MIEIFSPAKLELAKKTGAFVAHVLKTLQERVAVGTNLLQIDAWAAEMIAEAGAVSCYVDYAPAFGRGPFGHVICTSVNDAVLHGLPRDYALADGDLLTLDFAVSLNGIVADAAVSFIVGTPRDPEDQRLIDATRAALKAGIAAAKPGARVGDISAAIGKVLKAAGYSVNTDFGGHGVGSTMHQEPHIANSGKAGQGYKLKPGLLLAIEPWVMADTAKLVMDPDGWTLRSATGARTAHTEHTVAITKNGPEVLTA; from the coding sequence ATGATCGAAATCTTCAGCCCGGCAAAACTTGAACTGGCCAAGAAAACCGGGGCATTCGTTGCTCACGTGCTCAAGACCCTTCAAGAACGCGTCGCCGTCGGCACGAATCTNTTGCAGATCGATGCCTGGGCCGCCGAGATGATCGCCGAGGCCGGGGCAGTCTCCTGCTATGTGGATTACGCTCCCGCATTCGGCCGCGGCCCCTTCGGCCACGTCATCTGTACCTCCGTCAATGACGCTGTGCTGCACGGACTNCCCCGCGACTACGCCCTTGCCGACGGCGATCTACTCACCCTGGACTTTGCTGTGTCCCTCAATGGCATCGTGGCCGACGCCGCGGTCAGCTTCATTGTGGGTACGCCCCGCGACCCTGAAGACCAACGTCTGATCGATGCCACCCGGGCAGCCCTGAAGGCTGGCATTGCCGCCGCCAAGCCGGGGGCGCGCGTNGGAGATATCTCCGCCGCGATCGGCAAGGTCCTCAAGGCCGCCGGATACAGTGTCAACACCGATTTCGGTGGGCACGGGGTGGGCAGCACCATGCACCAGGAACCTCATATCGCCAACAGCGGCAAGGCCGGGCAGGGCTATAAACTCAAGCCTGGTCTGCTGCTGGCGATCGAACCGTGGGTCATGGCAGACACCGCAAAACTCGTTATGGACCCTGACGGCTGGACCCTGCGCAGCGCGACAGGCGCCCGCACTGCCCACACCGAGCACACGGTGGCCATCACCAAGAACGGACCAGAAGTCCTCACGGCCTGA
- the gndA gene encoding NADP-dependent phosphogluconate dehydrogenase, with the protein MSAQNGTAQIGVTGLAVMGANLARNLARNGYTVALHNRSVEKTDALLAAHGSEGDFIRTETMAELVQSLEKPRRVLIMVKAGAPVDSVIDSLVPLLEAGDIIIDGGNSNFQDTRRREAALAKKDLHFVGVGVSGGEEGALLGPSIMPGGSKESYDALGPLLEKISAKVDGEPCCAWIGTDGAGHFVKMVHNGIEYADMQVIGEAYDLLRSAAGIEPAEQAEIFGKWNEGQLASFLIEITAEVLGHVDAKTGKPLVDVIVDSAGQKGTGRWTVQSGLDLGSPISAIAESVFARGLSSQRDQRAIGQEVLAGHEVAVELGADFVEDVRQALYASKLISYAQGIDMLTSAATEYNWDLKLDEIASLWRGGCIIRAELLKDITKAYAAEDKPANLLFAPAFAAEIAEVLPAWRRVVSTAVQLGIPVPVFSSSLAYYDGLRRPRLPAALTQGLRDLFGAHTYNRVDEEGTFHTQWSGDKSEVSAVDTH; encoded by the coding sequence ATGTCTGCACAAAATGGCACTGCACAGATCGGCGTGACCGGCCTGGCCGTCATGGGCGCCAACCTGGCCCGCAACCTTGCCCGCAACGGATACACCGTCGCCCTGCACAACCGCTCTGTTGAGAAGACGGACGCACTACTTGCCGCTCATGGCTCCGAGGGCGATTTCATTCGCACCGAGACCATGGCAGAGCTGGTTCAGTCGCTGGAGAAGCCCCGCCGCGTGCTCATTATGGTCAAGGCCGGCGCTCCGGTTGACTCCGTGATTGACTCACTGGTTCCGCTCCTGGAAGCCGGTGACATCATCATCGACGGCGGCAACTCCAACTTCCAGGACACCCGCCGCCGCGAAGCCGCGCTGGCTAAGAAAGACCTGCACTTCGTGGGCGTTGGCGTCTCCGGCGGTGAAGAGGGTGCCCTGCTGGGCCCGTCGATTATGCCCGGCGGTTCCAAGGAATCCTACGATGCCCTTGGCCCGCTGTTGGAGAAAATTTCTGCCAAGGTCGACGGCGAGCCCTGCTGTGCATGGATCGGCACCGACGGTGCTGGGCACTTTGTGAAGATGGTGCACAACGGCATCGAGTACGCGGACATGCAGGTCATCGGCGAGGCCTACGACCTCCTGCGCAGCGCAGCTGGCATCGAGCCGGCAGAGCAGGCAGAGATCTTCGGTAAGTGGAACGAAGGCCAGCTGGCCTCGTTCCTGATCGAAATCACGGCTGAAGTCTTGGGCCACGTGGACGCCAAGACCGGTAAGCCGCTGGTTGATGTGATTGTAGACTCCGCAGGCCAGAAGGGCACAGGCCGTTGGACGGTCCAGTCCGGTCTGGATCTGGGTTCACCCATCTCCGCGATCGCAGAGTCCGTGTTCGCCCGCGGACTGTCCTCACAGCGTGACCAGCGCGCCATTGGCCAGGAAGTTCTGGCTGGCCACGAGGTTGCCGTAGAGTTGGGCGCCGACTTCGTTGAAGATGTCCGCCAGGCACTCTACGCCTCCAAGCTCATCAGCTACGCGCAGGGCATTGACATGCTCACCAGCGCTGCCACGGAGTACAACTGGGATCTGAAGCTGGATGAGATCGCCTCGCTGTGGCGCGGCGGCTGCATCATCCGGGCCGAACTGCTCAAGGACATCACCAAGGCCTACGCCGCAGAGGACAAGCCGGCCAACCTGTTGTTCGCCCCGGCCTTCGCCGCGGAAATCGCCGAGGTCCTCCCGGCCTGGCGTCGCGTGGTCTCCACTGCAGTCCAGCTGGGAATCCCCGTACCCGTATTCTCCTCCTCGCTGGCCTACTATGACGGCCTGCGCCGGCCGCGACTGCCCGCAGCCCTGACCCAGGGCCTGCGCGATCTCTTCGGCGCCCACACGTACAACCGTGTCGATGAAGAGGGCACCTTCCACACCCAGTGGAGCGGCGACAAGTCCGAAGTTAGTGCTGTCGACACGCACTAG